The Triticum aestivum cultivar Chinese Spring chromosome 7B, IWGSC CS RefSeq v2.1, whole genome shotgun sequence genome window below encodes:
- the LOC123158858 gene encoding uncharacterized protein: protein MKARQLVNVVMRRYGMGSSLYAVSRIKPEEQLFYPSTKEAQASSTGEMETISISRMPAPSLRLELSVSKEDKRLDFLPFYERGSGGHSKILCVDAEGRTVLYDTDAGLLHSMPCLGTPKGPNPVSFSILDREPRDPGRADALYVMGRCCDYFDFEALMYCDPSSGRKGWRWHQLPPPPVPRAAASAVGCHALIHDEGDPILVVSSAKTSGVGTHCFNTSTNRWFKAGRWTLPLVGRAERVSELDNLWFGIGGGWPYDLCAMDLYSLRAAGAEAPGLAYSWGDLSLPDDWVMMDCSMVYLGGGKFCVAKIFEFCVGDDRLGMGAVISGLEVVRRGEPSKLVMVKHKSKFYKFTRDEIECIL from the coding sequence ATGAAGGCACGGCAGTTGGTGAACGTGGTGATGCGGAGGTACGGCATGGGCAGCAGCCTCTATGCGGTGAGCCGCATCAAGCCCGAGGAGCAGCTCTTCTACCCATCTACCAAGGAGGCGCAAGCATCCAGCACGGGGGAGATggagaccatctccatctccaggATGCCCGCGCCCAGCCTGAGGCTGGAGCTCTCCGTCTCCAAGGAGGACAAGAGGCTGGATTTCCTGCCTTTCTACGAGCGCGGCAGCGGCGGGCACAGCAAGATCCTCTGCGTGGACGCCGAGGGCCGCACCGTCCTGTACGACACCGACGCCGGCCTCCTCCACTCGATGCCCTGCCTCGGCACCCCCAAGGGGCCCAACCCTGTCTCCTTCTCCATCCTGGACAGGGAGCCCCGGGATCCCGGGCGGGCGGACGCCTTGTACGTCATGGGCAGGTGCTGCGACTACTTTGACTTCGAGGCCCTCATGTATTGCGACCCCTCCAGCGGCAGGAAAGGCTGGCGGTGGCATCAGCTCCCGCCGCCGCCTgtgcctcgcgccgccgcctccgccgtcgggTGCCACGCGCTCATCCACGACGAAGGCGACCCCATCCTCGTCGTCTCGTCCGCCAAGACGAGCGGCGTTGGCACCCACTGCTTCAACACGTCCACCAATAGGTGGTTCAAGGCTGGACGCTGGACGCTGCCTCTCGTCGGCCGCGCCGAGCGTGTTAGCGAGCTCGACAACCTCTGGTTTGGCATCGGCGGCGGCTGGCCCTACGACCTGTGCGCGATGGACCTctactccctccgcgccgccggcgcCGAGGCTCCGGGGCTGGCGTACAGCTGGGGAGACCTTAGCCTGCCGGACGACTGGGTGATGATGGACTGCAGCATGGTGTACCTGGGCGGCGGCAAGTTCTGCGTCGCGAAAATCTTTGAGTTCTGCGTCGGCGATGACCGATTGGGGATGGGTGCTGTCATCTCTGGCTTGGAGGTGGTGCGCCGCGGCGAGCCATCCAAACTCGTGATGGTCAAGCACAAGTCCAAGTTCTACAAGTTTACCAGGGATGAGATCGAGTGTATCCTCTAG